Proteins encoded within one genomic window of Candidatus Syntrophocurvum alkaliphilum:
- a CDS encoding YqeG family HAD IIIA-type phosphatase — protein sequence MSNILYPNVYVDSIFDISLEKLKKLKIRALIIDLDNTLTEWNSNIIASEIEEWFEQIKDEGFKACILSNNGEERVVKVADKLGIPYIPKAAKPRRKSFYKAMALLESSAKETAVIGDQVFTDVLGGNRAGLFTILVVPINRKEFMGTKISRAMEYFVLRRFKNSKQDI from the coding sequence ATGTCCAATATTTTATACCCTAATGTTTATGTAGATTCGATTTTTGATATTTCTTTGGAAAAATTAAAAAAATTAAAAATTAGAGCTTTAATAATAGACCTTGATAATACTTTAACAGAGTGGAATAGTAATATAATTGCATCAGAGATTGAAGAGTGGTTTGAACAAATAAAAGATGAAGGTTTTAAAGCTTGTATTTTATCAAACAATGGTGAAGAAAGGGTAGTAAAGGTTGCTGACAAATTAGGCATACCCTATATTCCCAAAGCTGCCAAACCAAGAAGGAAATCTTTCTATAAAGCAATGGCACTATTAGAATCATCAGCAAAAGAAACAGCTGTTATAGGTGACCAAGTTTTTACAGACGTATTAGGTGGTAATCGTGCTGGTTTATTTACTATATTAGTTGTTCCTATAAATAGAAAGGAATTTATGGGTACTAAGATATCTCGTGCTATGGAATATTTTGTCTTGCGCCGTTTTAAAAATAGTAAACAAGATATATAA
- the aroE gene encoding shikimate dehydrogenase produces the protein MFINSHTKLLGIIGMPLSHSLSPMMHNQALQNLKLDYAYIPLEFEEYNLSKAIDAIKVFNIRGVNVTIPYKEAVIPYLDELTDSAYNCKAVNLIINNNGYLKGYNTDGEGFMLGIKEHDIELKDNAVFIGAGGAARSIAYELAHEVSRIDFLDLDRQRAVELADFITNKTDCDSNGYLMLEELFVDLTLKADIIINCSPVGMYPKVDISPVSCIKHLAKETVLCDLIYNPLETKLLQMGKEHGLKVINGLPMFLYQGALSFEYMTGHSAPLKIMREVVTNQIK, from the coding sequence GTGTTTATCAATTCACATACAAAATTACTTGGAATAATTGGAATGCCACTAAGTCATAGCTTATCACCTATGATGCATAATCAAGCATTGCAGAACCTAAAATTAGATTATGCTTACATACCGCTAGAATTTGAAGAATATAATTTAAGTAAGGCTATAGATGCAATTAAGGTTTTTAATATAAGAGGAGTTAATGTAACTATTCCTTATAAAGAAGCTGTTATTCCTTATTTAGATGAGTTAACTGATAGTGCTTATAATTGTAAAGCGGTTAATTTAATAATTAATAATAATGGATATTTAAAAGGATACAATACTGACGGTGAAGGGTTTATGTTAGGAATAAAGGAGCATGATATTGAATTAAAAGATAATGCGGTATTTATTGGTGCAGGAGGTGCAGCTAGGTCAATTGCTTATGAGTTAGCTCATGAGGTTTCTAGAATAGATTTTTTAGATTTAGATAGGCAAAGAGCAGTAGAGCTTGCTGATTTTATTACAAATAAAACCGATTGTGATTCAAACGGTTATTTAATGTTAGAAGAATTGTTTGTAGATTTAACTCTTAAAGCCGATATTATAATAAATTGTTCACCAGTAGGCATGTATCCTAAAGTAGATATATCTCCTGTAAGTTGTATAAAACACTTAGCAAAGGAAACAGTTTTATGTGATTTAATATATAATCCATTAGAAACAAAGTTATTGCAAATGGGTAAAGAACATGGCTTAAAAGTAATAAATGGATTACCTATGTTCTTATATCAAGGTGCTCTAAGTTTTGAATATATGACAGGGCATTCAGCACCATTAAAGATAATGAGAGAAGTGGTTACCAATCAAATTAAATAA
- a CDS encoding GspH/FimT family protein codes for MITTPSITKTVEFNKLKTDSHEMAALLRLMRQEAITTQHPKTVVFYIYGDRYNILFGESFYLSEDIQFVGETSFTGNVTGNPAVTFLPSGSPNSGGTVMLGNRYDDIMYIIVNPVEGRVRVSNEPPDHWY; via the coding sequence TTGATAACAACTCCTTCTATAACAAAAACTGTTGAATTTAACAAGTTAAAAACAGATTCTCATGAAATGGCAGCATTACTCAGACTAATGAGACAAGAGGCCATTACTACACAACATCCAAAAACTGTAGTTTTTTACATATATGGAGATAGGTATAATATATTATTTGGTGAGAGCTTTTATTTAAGTGAAGATATACAGTTTGTGGGTGAAACTTCTTTTACCGGAAATGTAACGGGAAATCCAGCGGTTACATTTTTGCCTTCGGGTTCACCTAACTCAGGAGGTACAGTCATGTTAGGAAATAGATACGATGATATAATGTACATAATAGTAAATCCAGTAGAAGGTAGAGTAAGAGTTTCTAATGAACCACCTGATCATTGGTATTAG
- a CDS encoding DUF2179 domain-containing protein, giving the protein MGGGIILVLELLFIFFARIIDVSLGTIRMIFVIRGDKWPAAAVGFIEILVYTLALALVVGALGDPIKLIVFSIGFSLGVVVGVVIEERLALGYRGLQVTIDKEHGYITDELREEGFPVTCWEGRGKAGEKLVMNIIVKRNLAPFVAEKVYEKAPSAFVVFMEPKQFRGGYFKK; this is encoded by the coding sequence ATGGGAGGAGGTATTATTTTAGTATTAGAATTACTTTTTATATTTTTTGCTAGGATAATTGATGTTTCATTAGGTACCATTAGAATGATTTTTGTTATTCGTGGAGATAAGTGGCCAGCTGCTGCTGTGGGTTTTATAGAAATCTTAGTTTATACTTTAGCTTTAGCCCTTGTGGTTGGAGCATTAGGTGATCCGATTAAGTTAATTGTGTTTAGTATAGGCTTTTCTTTAGGTGTAGTAGTAGGGGTAGTCATAGAAGAAAGGTTAGCTTTAGGTTATAGGGGATTACAGGTAACTATTGATAAAGAACATGGATACATAACAGACGAATTAAGGGAAGAAGGGTTTCCTGTAACCTGTTGGGAAGGTAGAGGTAAAGCTGGAGAAAAGTTAGTTATGAATATAATAGTAAAAAGAAACTTAGCTCCATTTGTAGCTGAAAAGGTTTACGAAAAAGCCCCTAGTGCATTTGTTGTTTTTATGGAACCGAAGCAGTTTCGTGGAGGATACTTTAAAAAATAA
- the aroC gene encoding chorismate synthase, producing the protein MFRYTTAGESHGKGLVGIIEGMPSGLPITSEYINKQLKRRQQGYGRGGRMKIESDSVDIISGVRGGVTTGSPISFLIHNKDYENWQEVMDADEIVKGLKEVKRPRPGHADLPGAIKFNHLDMRNILERASARETAARVAVGAFCRKLLEYFNIYIYSQVLSIGEVSTLPKIVNKENYQMFCDEIETSIVRCADKECEKKMVECIDKAKNAGESLGGSFEIGVIGVPVGLGSHVSWENRLDSQLAALIMGIPAIKSVEIGEGIENSKSLGSYVHDEIFYNDTTGLYRKTNRSGGIEGGISNGETINIKAYMKPIPTLYKPLTSVNISNWKEEKADIERSDICAVPAASIVGEAMLAFGITKAYIDKFGGDSIVEVEKNYYNYKDYMKKVWKWEKI; encoded by the coding sequence ATGTTTAGATATACAACTGCGGGTGAATCACATGGCAAAGGGTTGGTAGGTATTATTGAAGGGATGCCCTCTGGATTACCAATTACGTCTGAATATATTAATAAACAGCTTAAAAGAAGGCAACAAGGTTATGGTCGCGGTGGGAGAATGAAAATTGAATCAGACTCGGTTGATATAATTTCTGGTGTTCGAGGCGGGGTTACCACAGGTAGTCCTATTAGCTTTTTAATACACAACAAAGATTATGAAAATTGGCAAGAAGTTATGGATGCAGATGAAATTGTTAAGGGACTAAAAGAAGTAAAACGTCCCCGGCCAGGTCATGCAGATTTACCAGGAGCTATAAAATTTAATCATTTAGATATGCGAAATATATTGGAAAGGGCTAGTGCTAGAGAAACTGCTGCTAGAGTAGCGGTTGGAGCATTTTGTAGGAAATTATTAGAATATTTTAACATATATATATATAGCCAAGTCTTATCTATTGGAGAAGTAAGCACTTTGCCTAAAATTGTTAATAAAGAAAACTATCAAATGTTTTGTGATGAGATAGAAACTTCTATTGTACGTTGTGCTGACAAAGAATGTGAAAAAAAGATGGTAGAATGTATAGATAAAGCAAAAAATGCAGGAGAATCCTTAGGGGGAAGCTTTGAAATAGGGGTAATAGGCGTGCCTGTAGGCCTTGGAAGCCATGTGAGTTGGGAAAATAGGCTTGATAGTCAATTAGCTGCATTAATAATGGGAATACCAGCAATAAAATCTGTTGAAATAGGTGAAGGCATTGAAAATTCTAAATCTTTAGGTTCTTATGTTCATGATGAAATATTCTATAACGATACTACTGGTTTATATCGTAAAACAAATAGGTCAGGTGGTATAGAGGGTGGAATAAGTAATGGTGAGACAATAAATATTAAAGCTTATATGAAGCCAATCCCTACTCTTTATAAACCATTAACTAGTGTGAATATTTCTAACTGGAAGGAAGAAAAGGCAGATATAGAAAGATCAGATATATGTGCAGTTCCAGCTGCATCCATAGTTGGAGAAGCAATGTTAGCTTTTGGTATTACTAAAGCATATATTGATAAATTTGGTGGAGATAGTATTGTAGAAGTTGAAAAGAACTACTACAATTACAAAGATTATATGAAAAAGGTGTGGAAATGGGAAAAAATATAA
- a CDS encoding shikimate kinase, producing MGTGKSTIGYKLASRLNKQFVDMDREIEKVTGMTVADLFRQYGEIRFRSEERLMAKKLSVQNDIVIATGGGVVLDPENINAFKENGIIVWLDASPEIIFERVNRKKGTRPLLRKKTSIEDIEKFSNEREPHYSCADYRFDTGKNLDEVVEEIIKVIKDKI from the coding sequence ATGGGTACAGGAAAAAGTACAATTGGCTATAAATTAGCAAGTCGTTTAAATAAGCAGTTTGTAGATATGGATAGAGAAATAGAAAAAGTAACTGGAATGACTGTAGCAGACTTATTTAGGCAGTATGGTGAAATTCGTTTTCGATCAGAAGAACGATTAATGGCTAAAAAATTAAGTGTACAAAATGATATTGTGATAGCTACAGGTGGTGGAGTGGTACTTGATCCAGAAAACATAAATGCCTTTAAAGAAAACGGAATAATTGTATGGCTTGATGCTAGTCCAGAAATAATATTTGAACGAGTTAATCGAAAGAAAGGTACAAGGCCATTGCTTAGAAAAAAAACTAGTATTGAGGATATTGAAAAATTTTCAAACGAAAGAGAGCCACATTATTCGTGTGCAGATTATCGATTTGATACAGGAAAAAATTTAGATGAAGTTGTTGAAGAAATAATTAAAGTTATAAAAGATAAAATATAA
- the aroB gene encoding 3-dehydroquinate synthase codes for MHKVNVNLGDKSYNIYIDKGLLANTAQIISEVSSTKKILLVSNPTVYSLYGEVVIKELRKANFEVIKSIIPDGEQYKNMKEALKVIDLAIKNNLERSSIIVALGGGVVGDLAGFVASIYHRGIDFVQIPTTLLAQVDSSVGGKVAVNHPEGKNIIGAFHQPKAVIIDTNTLKTLEKRDYKSGLAEITKYGIIFDKEFFTFIENNLDKIKSMKDLFAIEELISKSCIIKRSIVELDEKEYGIRAILNLGHTFGHSIEKLTDYTTYRHGEAVALGILYASELAADYGSIKTSEKHKIQNLLVNLELLTKLPMLTGEQIYNGMLNDKKMENNKLNLVLPKGIGDYIITADIPENEIIQAINKVNENF; via the coding sequence ATGCATAAAGTTAACGTTAATCTTGGGGACAAGTCTTATAATATATATATTGATAAAGGTCTTTTAGCTAATACTGCACAGATAATTAGTGAAGTATCAAGCACTAAAAAAATTTTGCTTGTTAGCAATCCTACCGTTTATTCTCTTTATGGTGAAGTAGTTATAAAAGAACTAAGAAAAGCTAATTTTGAAGTAATAAAAAGTATTATTCCAGATGGTGAACAATATAAAAATATGAAAGAAGCTTTAAAAGTTATAGATTTAGCAATAAAAAATAATTTAGAAAGATCAAGTATAATCGTTGCTTTAGGTGGTGGAGTTGTTGGTGATTTAGCGGGATTTGTAGCTTCAATTTACCACAGAGGAATAGATTTTGTGCAGATACCAACGACACTTTTGGCTCAGGTAGATAGCAGTGTTGGTGGTAAGGTAGCAGTAAACCACCCAGAAGGAAAAAACATTATTGGAGCATTTCATCAACCTAAAGCTGTAATAATAGATACAAACACCTTAAAGACCTTAGAGAAAAGAGATTATAAATCTGGTTTAGCAGAAATAACCAAATATGGTATTATTTTTGATAAAGAATTTTTCACATTTATAGAAAACAATTTAGATAAAATCAAAAGCATGAAAGATTTATTTGCTATAGAAGAACTTATTTCAAAATCATGTATAATTAAACGGTCAATAGTTGAATTAGATGAAAAAGAATATGGAATAAGAGCAATATTAAATTTAGGTCATACCTTTGGGCATTCCATTGAAAAACTTACAGATTATACAACTTATAGACATGGTGAAGCTGTAGCATTAGGCATTCTTTATGCAAGTGAACTTGCTGCAGATTATGGTAGTATAAAAACTTCAGAAAAACATAAAATCCAAAATTTATTAGTAAATTTAGAGTTATTAACTAAATTGCCAATGTTAACAGGTGAACAGATTTATAATGGAATGTTAAATGATAAAAAAATGGAAAACAACAAATTAAACTTAGTTCTACCAAAAGGAATAGGTGATTACATAATTACAGCTGATATACCAGAAAATGAAATAATACAAGCAATAAATAAAGTTAATGAAAATTTTTGA